A DNA window from Pseudomonas resinovorans NBRC 106553 contains the following coding sequences:
- the azu gene encoding azurin → MIRKLVVASVLALASAPLLAAECTVDVQGTDQMTFDTKEIKVSKSCKTFTVNLKHVGALAKNVMGHNWVLSKTADAQAIATEGMTAGIDKGYLKADDPRIIAHTEMIGGGQSTSVTFDVAKLAAGESYEFFCSFPGHVSMMKGTLALVD, encoded by the coding sequence ATGATTCGCAAGCTCGTCGTTGCATCCGTGCTGGCCCTGGCCAGTGCACCTCTGCTGGCTGCTGAATGTACCGTGGATGTGCAAGGCACTGACCAGATGACGTTCGATACCAAAGAGATCAAGGTCAGCAAAAGTTGCAAAACCTTCACCGTGAACCTGAAGCACGTCGGTGCGCTGGCCAAGAACGTAATGGGCCACAACTGGGTGCTGAGCAAGACCGCCGATGCCCAGGCCATCGCCACTGAAGGCATGACCGCCGGTATCGACAAGGGTTACCTGAAGGCCGATGACCCGCGCATCATCGCCCACACCGAGATGATCGGTGGCGGCCAGAGCACCAGCGTAACCTTCGACGTGGCCAAGCTGGCCGCCGGTGAGAGCTACGAATTCTTCTGCTCCTTCCCGGGTCACGTGTCGATGATGAAGGGTACCCTGGCCCTGGTCGACTGA
- a CDS encoding DUF1338 domain-containing protein, with protein sequence MSANERLLALVASVIGEPAARWVDTHVEVPAALQALPFSETLVHRAWLAEALNLCLFHKLVEAVPIGRTYVEEQRAKGRQVLFDHGAIRTVDWPDNGALPRGRQAFARLLEPLGFADVRTYPLTRLKMTGYAYRQMDLPEDIAQFFVSELHPGRFSEAFQQAVSRVVGDSRDPLDASHKAILDSLWRQRHCSLSDARHLLPALYRAFDRQHGVVHESDYQLLRDESVEMAWIATEGNMFNHLTDRVVDLQAVVDEQNAKGRPMKASIEVSASGRVMQTAYRAVQVQRDFVDSSGCAVQREVPGSFVEFIQRDIDPDSRELDLNFDSSNAQGIFKMTSGGNL encoded by the coding sequence ATGTCCGCCAACGAACGCCTGCTTGCCCTGGTCGCCAGCGTGATCGGCGAGCCCGCCGCCCGCTGGGTCGACACCCATGTGGAAGTCCCCGCCGCCCTCCAGGCCCTGCCCTTCAGCGAAACCCTGGTGCACCGCGCCTGGCTGGCCGAGGCGCTCAACCTCTGCCTGTTCCACAAGCTGGTGGAAGCGGTGCCCATCGGCCGCACCTATGTCGAGGAGCAACGCGCCAAGGGCCGCCAGGTGCTGTTCGACCACGGCGCCATCCGCACCGTCGACTGGCCGGACAACGGCGCCCTGCCCCGTGGCCGCCAGGCCTTCGCCCGCCTGCTGGAACCACTGGGCTTCGCCGATGTGCGCACCTATCCGCTGACCAGGCTGAAGATGACCGGTTACGCCTACCGGCAGATGGACCTGCCCGAGGACATCGCCCAGTTCTTCGTTTCCGAGCTGCACCCGGGGCGTTTCAGTGAAGCCTTCCAGCAGGCGGTCAGCCGCGTCGTGGGCGACAGCCGCGACCCGCTGGATGCCAGCCACAAGGCCATCCTCGATAGCCTCTGGCGCCAGCGCCATTGCAGCCTGAGCGACGCCCGGCACCTGCTGCCGGCGCTCTACCGCGCCTTCGACCGCCAGCACGGCGTTGTCCACGAAAGCGACTACCAGCTGCTGCGCGATGAAAGCGTGGAGATGGCCTGGATCGCCACCGAGGGCAACATGTTCAACCACCTCACCGACCGGGTCGTCGACCTGCAGGCGGTGGTGGACGAACAGAACGCCAAGGGCCGGCCGATGAAGGCCAGCATCGAGGTCTCGGCGTCCGGCCGGGTGATGCAGACCGCCTACCGCGCGGTGCAGGTGCAAAGGGATTTCGTCGACTCCAGCGGCTGCGCGGTGCAGCGCGAGGTGCCGGGCTCCTTCGTCGAGTTCATCCAGCGCGACATCGATCCGGACAGCCGCGAGCTGGACTTGAACTTCGACAGTTCCAACGCCCAGGGCATCTTCAAGATGACCTCGGGTGGAAACCTGTAG
- a CDS encoding LysE family transporter, which translates to MLSFFIAAMLLGFIFNAAPGAVFSETLRRGLRDGYRPALMVQIGSLVGDATWAALGLTGLALLLDSATVRYPLTIASALYLGWLGLQSLRDARHPPQPSADDAGASGGAFASGAALSLTNPQNIVYWAAMGGAMAAVGVAEPTPTHLAVFFAGFMLSSLLWCFICAGLVDWFRRAASTLWHRLTYLACGLCLLGLSGMTAAELLKLV; encoded by the coding sequence ATGCTGTCTTTCTTCATCGCCGCGATGCTCCTCGGCTTCATCTTCAACGCCGCGCCCGGCGCGGTCTTCAGCGAAACCCTGCGACGCGGCCTGCGGGACGGCTACCGGCCGGCACTGATGGTGCAGATCGGCTCCCTGGTGGGCGATGCCACCTGGGCCGCGCTGGGCCTTACCGGCCTCGCCCTGCTGCTGGACAGCGCCACCGTGCGCTACCCGCTGACCATCGCCAGCGCCCTGTACCTGGGTTGGCTGGGCCTGCAGTCGCTGCGTGACGCCCGGCACCCGCCGCAACCGTCCGCCGACGACGCCGGTGCCAGCGGTGGCGCCTTCGCCTCGGGGGCGGCGCTGTCGCTGACCAACCCGCAGAACATCGTCTACTGGGCCGCCATGGGTGGCGCCATGGCGGCGGTGGGCGTGGCCGAGCCGACGCCTACCCACCTGGCGGTGTTCTTCGCCGGGTTCATGCTCTCGTCGCTGCTCTGGTGTTTCATCTGCGCCGGCCTGGTGGACTGGTTCCGCCGCGCCGCCTCGACCCTCTGGCACCGCCTTACCTATCTCGCCTGCGGCCTCTGCCTGCTGGGGTTGTCCGGCATGACGGCGGCCGAACTGCTCAAGCTGGTCTGA
- a CDS encoding LysR family transcriptional regulator, which produces MLKRHMPSITALQCFEAVARHLSFTRASEELALTQSAVSKQVAQLEELLQHLLFRRVRRRLQLTPAGSLYLTEVRKILAQVEMSTHYMLSYGGDTEVLRVATPPTFGARWLIPRLKGWRLRHPNIHLDLRNELEPNALAQGRSDVAFYFGQGAQPGAECIRLFGEEVVPVCAPGAMPERPFSEPTQLTDLVLLQNATRPEAWHEWFQSQGRHTEHSYHGPRFDTSYMCIRAAQAGCGVALLPRFLVEEELAEGKLVIPWDHPLPSRNAYYLAYPEHAAEVPKVRDFVRWMLEQLDREPL; this is translated from the coding sequence ATGCTCAAGCGCCACATGCCCTCGATCACCGCCCTGCAATGCTTCGAAGCGGTGGCCCGGCACCTCAGTTTCACCCGCGCCTCCGAAGAGCTCGCGCTGACCCAGAGCGCGGTGAGCAAGCAGGTGGCGCAACTGGAGGAGCTGCTCCAGCACCTGCTGTTCCGACGCGTGCGCCGCCGCCTGCAGCTGACCCCGGCGGGTTCGCTGTACCTCACCGAGGTGCGCAAGATCCTCGCCCAGGTGGAGATGTCCACCCACTACATGCTGTCCTATGGCGGCGACACCGAGGTGCTGCGGGTGGCCACCCCGCCCACCTTCGGCGCGCGCTGGCTGATCCCGCGCCTGAAGGGCTGGCGCCTGCGCCACCCGAACATCCACCTGGACCTGCGCAACGAGCTGGAGCCCAACGCCCTGGCCCAGGGCCGCAGCGACGTGGCCTTCTACTTCGGCCAGGGCGCCCAGCCCGGCGCCGAATGCATCCGCCTGTTCGGCGAGGAAGTGGTGCCGGTGTGTGCCCCGGGGGCGATGCCCGAGCGGCCCTTCAGCGAACCCACCCAGCTCACCGACCTGGTGCTGCTGCAGAACGCCACCCGCCCGGAAGCCTGGCACGAGTGGTTCCAGAGCCAGGGCCGGCACACCGAGCACAGCTACCACGGGCCACGTTTCGACACCTCCTACATGTGCATCCGCGCCGCCCAGGCCGGCTGCGGCGTGGCCCTGCTGCCGCGCTTCCTGGTGGAGGAAGAACTGGCCGAAGGCAAGCTGGTGATCCCCTGGGACCACCCGTTGCCCAGCCGCAATGCCTACTACCTGGCCTACCCCGAGCACGCCGCCGAGGTGCCCAAGGTGCGCGACTTCGTGCGCTGGATGCTCGAACAATTGGACCGAGAACCACTGTAA